One stretch of Pedobacter riviphilus DNA includes these proteins:
- a CDS encoding AAA family ATPase encodes MNKNIKKIAIVGPESTGKSTISQLLAKYYKVSWVPEYARYYCENLVADYTLQDEVNMYYGQVALEDAILVTTESDFIICDTTFITVKIWSDEVLGETPEIVLDALPKRPYDLYLLMDIDLPWQDDPLRDFPEKREYFMEVWHKELRALNANYKVIGGLGDERVANAIEAIDDFLAL; translated from the coding sequence GTGAATAAAAATATTAAAAAGATTGCTATTGTTGGTCCGGAAAGTACGGGAAAATCTACTATATCTCAATTGCTGGCAAAATACTATAAAGTTTCGTGGGTGCCAGAGTATGCCCGTTACTATTGCGAAAACCTGGTTGCCGATTATACCCTACAAGATGAAGTGAATATGTACTATGGTCAGGTCGCTTTAGAGGATGCCATTTTAGTAACCACCGAAAGCGATTTTATTATTTGCGATACCACTTTTATTACCGTAAAGATATGGAGTGATGAAGTGCTTGGCGAAACACCAGAGATTGTGTTAGATGCCTTGCCGAAACGGCCGTACGATCTGTACTTGTTGATGGATATCGATTTACCATGGCAGGACGATCCGCTGCGCGATTTTCCGGAGAAACGAGAGTATTTTATGGAGGTTTGGCATAAAGAACTCCGCGCCTTAAATGCGAATTACAAAGTAATTGGCGGTTTGGGCGATGAAAGGGTAGCAAATGCAATTGAGGCTATTGATGATTTTCTGGCCCTGTAA
- a CDS encoding carboxypeptidase regulatory-like domain-containing protein — MKKLCVVLSLLIVFALGSIAFTNIKLGGIIGKITPGDAASAVSLVAATDTLKAQINQGVFTFTNLKEGVYTVVVKANAPYKDAVIEKVAVKDSATTDLGEIKLQQ, encoded by the coding sequence ATGAAAAAGTTATGTGTTGTACTATCCCTTCTTATTGTGTTTGCTTTAGGATCTATTGCCTTTACAAATATTAAACTGGGGGGGATAATAGGGAAAATTACACCAGGCGATGCGGCTTCTGCTGTTTCACTTGTAGCTGCGACAGACACGTTGAAAGCGCAGATTAATCAAGGTGTTTTTACTTTTACTAACCTTAAAGAAGGCGTTTATACCGTTGTGGTAAAAGCCAATGCACCATATAAAGATGCCGTAATAGAAAAGGTTGCCGTAAAAGATAGCGCGACTACAGATTTAGGCGAAATTAAATTACAACAGTAG
- the carB gene encoding carbamoyl-phosphate synthase large subunit: MPKDTSIRSVLIIGSGPIIIGQACEFDYSGSQAALSLKEEGITVSIINSNPATIMTDKVIGDHVYLRPLTVDSIEAILQEHIDSADLPRIDAVLPTMGGQTALNLCKEAEERGVWEKYGVKVVGVDVAAIEKTENREAFRQLMVDIGVGVAESRIANSFLEGKEAAQEIGYPLVIRPSYTLGGSGGGFVHKKEEFDAALKRGLEASPTHEVLVEKAVLGWKEYELELLRDSNDNVIIICSIENFDPMGIHTGDSITVAPAMTLSDRCYQEMRNQAIKMMRAIGNFAGGCNVQFSVNPVDDEIIAIEINPRVSRSSALASKATGYPIAKIAAKLAIGYNLDEIENQITKTTSAYFEPTLDYVIVKVPRWNFDKFKGANKELGLQMKSVGEVMAIGRTFIEALQKACQSLEINRAGLGADGRQVRNIEEIMDGLEHASWNRLFLIKDAMAMGVPLESIRKVTKIDKWFLNQIQELVLLETELKRYSLNNIPQDFFVTLKQKGFSDIQIAWLLGNVTEDEVYDRRKALGINRVYKMVDTCAAEFPAKTPYYYSTFEEENESVPSDRKKVIVLGSGPNRIGQGIEFDYSCVHGLLAAKESGFEAIMINCNPETVSTDFNMADKLYFEPVFWEHVREIIDLEKPEGVIVQLGGQTALKMAEKLTEKGIKIIGTSFENMDIAEDRGRFSDLLKDLDIPYPKYGVAENAEEAIVVANEVGYPVLVRPSYVLGGQGMSIVINDEDLEKAVVKLLGDLPGNRVLIDHFLDRAEEAESDSISDGEDVHIVGMMEHIEPAGIHSGDSFAVLPTFSLSETVTKAMEEYSIKIAKALDVRGLLNIQFAIKDEKVYVIEANPRASRTVPFIAKAYDVPYINIAAKIMLGVAKLKDFTIVRNLKGYAIKEPVFSYEKFPEVAKELGPEMKSTGEAIRFIKDLEDPYFRKLYKDKSMYLSK, translated from the coding sequence ATGCCTAAAGACACTTCCATCCGCTCAGTACTGATTATCGGATCTGGACCAATTATTATTGGCCAAGCCTGTGAATTTGATTACTCGGGTTCGCAAGCGGCACTTTCTTTAAAAGAAGAAGGGATTACCGTTTCCATCATCAACTCCAATCCGGCTACTATTATGACGGACAAGGTTATCGGCGACCATGTTTACCTGCGCCCGCTAACTGTTGATTCAATAGAGGCTATTTTACAAGAGCATATCGACTCTGCAGATTTACCTAGAATAGATGCTGTACTTCCTACAATGGGAGGCCAAACCGCACTAAACCTATGTAAAGAAGCTGAAGAGCGTGGTGTTTGGGAAAAATACGGTGTAAAAGTGGTTGGTGTAGACGTTGCTGCAATTGAAAAAACCGAAAACCGTGAAGCTTTCCGCCAATTAATGGTTGATATAGGTGTGGGTGTTGCAGAATCGAGAATTGCCAACTCATTTTTAGAAGGTAAAGAAGCTGCACAAGAAATTGGTTACCCATTGGTAATCCGCCCTTCATATACTTTAGGTGGCTCTGGTGGTGGTTTCGTACACAAAAAAGAAGAATTCGATGCCGCTTTAAAGCGTGGCTTAGAAGCTTCGCCAACCCACGAAGTTTTGGTAGAGAAAGCGGTTTTAGGCTGGAAAGAATACGAGTTAGAGTTGTTGAGAGATAGCAATGATAACGTAATCATCATCTGTTCGATCGAAAACTTCGATCCGATGGGTATCCATACAGGAGACTCGATCACTGTTGCCCCAGCAATGACCCTATCCGATCGTTGTTACCAGGAAATGCGTAACCAGGCGATCAAAATGATGCGTGCAATCGGCAACTTCGCCGGTGGTTGTAACGTTCAGTTTTCGGTTAACCCGGTAGACGATGAAATTATCGCCATCGAAATTAACCCGCGTGTGTCACGTTCATCAGCTTTGGCAAGTAAAGCAACCGGTTATCCAATTGCAAAAATTGCGGCTAAACTGGCCATCGGTTACAACCTGGATGAAATTGAAAATCAGATTACCAAAACCACTTCAGCATATTTCGAACCTACTTTAGATTATGTAATTGTTAAAGTACCTCGCTGGAACTTCGATAAATTTAAAGGCGCGAACAAAGAGCTTGGCCTGCAGATGAAATCGGTTGGTGAGGTAATGGCAATTGGCCGTACTTTTATCGAAGCATTACAAAAAGCTTGTCAGAGTTTAGAGATCAACCGCGCCGGCTTAGGTGCAGATGGCAGACAGGTGCGTAATATTGAAGAAATTATGGACGGTTTGGAGCATGCTTCGTGGAACCGTTTGTTCTTAATAAAAGATGCCATGGCAATGGGTGTACCTTTGGAGTCGATCCGTAAGGTAACCAAAATTGACAAATGGTTCTTAAACCAGATTCAGGAGCTTGTATTGCTTGAAACTGAATTGAAAAGATACTCTTTAAATAATATCCCTCAGGATTTCTTCGTAACCCTTAAACAAAAAGGCTTCTCTGATATCCAGATTGCCTGGTTGTTAGGCAATGTTACTGAAGATGAAGTTTACGATCGCCGTAAAGCTTTAGGCATAAACAGGGTATATAAAATGGTTGATACCTGCGCTGCAGAGTTCCCGGCAAAAACGCCATACTATTACTCTACTTTCGAAGAGGAAAATGAATCTGTTCCATCCGACAGGAAAAAGGTAATTGTATTGGGTTCAGGCCCTAACCGTATTGGCCAGGGCATCGAATTCGATTACTCTTGCGTACACGGCTTATTGGCCGCCAAAGAATCAGGTTTCGAAGCCATCATGATTAACTGTAATCCTGAAACGGTTTCAACAGACTTTAACATGGCCGATAAATTATATTTCGAGCCGGTTTTCTGGGAACATGTTCGCGAAATTATCGATTTAGAAAAACCTGAAGGTGTAATTGTTCAGCTGGGTGGACAAACAGCCTTGAAAATGGCTGAAAAACTAACCGAAAAAGGCATCAAAATTATCGGAACATCTTTCGAGAACATGGACATTGCCGAAGACCGCGGCCGTTTCTCAGACTTACTGAAAGATTTAGATATTCCTTATCCAAAATATGGTGTTGCAGAAAATGCCGAAGAAGCAATTGTTGTAGCAAACGAAGTAGGTTACCCAGTGTTGGTTCGTCCGAGTTATGTATTGGGTGGACAGGGCATGAGCATTGTAATTAACGATGAAGACCTGGAAAAAGCAGTAGTAAAATTATTGGGCGATTTACCGGGCAACCGTGTATTGATCGATCACTTTTTAGATAGGGCAGAAGAGGCCGAATCTGATTCGATTTCTGATGGTGAGGATGTGCACATTGTAGGCATGATGGAACACATCGAGCCGGCAGGTATCCACTCAGGAGATTCATTTGCCGTATTACCTACATTTAGCTTATCAGAAACGGTAACTAAAGCAATGGAAGAGTACTCGATCAAAATTGCTAAAGCATTAGATGTACGTGGTTTATTAAACATTCAATTCGCCATTAAGGATGAGAAAGTTTATGTAATCGAGGCGAACCCTAGGGCATCCCGCACGGTTCCTTTCATTGCAAAAGCTTACGATGTTCCATACATTAATATCGCAGCTAAAATTATGCTGGGTGTAGCGAAGCTGAAAGATTTTACGATCGTTCGTAACCTTAAAGGTTATGCCATTAAAGAACCGGTTTTCTCTTACGAGAAATTCCCGGAGGTAGCGAAAGAATTAGGACCTGAAATGAAATCTACAGGTGAGGCCATCCGTTTCATCAAAGATTTAGAAGATCCATACTTCCGCAAGCTTTACAAAGATAAATCGATGTATTTGAGTAAATAA
- a CDS encoding sigma-70 family RNA polymerase sigma factor → MSFDKLIFSIAYDMTGDYETSKDVVQDINLKFLESPIAEIVADKRNYVIRTTINHCLNLKKREQRLAYTGSWLPEPIVSGREQTIHHSKFEEHNSLCYELIFLLEQLSLTERAVFVLREAFDFDHKEIAEAINISSANSRQLFKRAKEKVANLKHNSISDATSIAVAKKFVSLISNGEIEELIAIFNDNISIIGDGGGKAPAIAKPIFGKQAVAQFMVKLFSNKNYSPTFSFTEILSQPAIVIYINGEIICVQVLSLQENKISQVFAVINPDKLTHFDNDFKFVVT, encoded by the coding sequence ATGAGCTTTGATAAATTGATATTTTCAATAGCCTATGATATGACAGGTGATTATGAAACGTCAAAAGACGTAGTTCAGGATATTAACTTAAAATTTTTAGAAAGCCCAATTGCTGAAATTGTTGCAGACAAAAGAAATTATGTCATTAGAACGACCATAAATCATTGTTTAAACTTAAAAAAAAGAGAGCAGCGATTAGCATATACCGGATCTTGGCTGCCTGAGCCAATTGTATCGGGCCGGGAACAAACCATCCACCATTCTAAATTTGAAGAACATAATTCGCTCTGTTACGAGCTGATTTTTTTACTGGAACAACTTTCGCTAACCGAAAGGGCAGTTTTTGTATTAAGGGAAGCATTTGATTTTGATCATAAAGAAATTGCAGAAGCAATAAATATTTCATCAGCCAATTCCAGGCAGCTTTTCAAGAGGGCAAAAGAAAAAGTCGCAAACCTCAAACACAATTCTATTTCAGATGCTACATCAATCGCGGTAGCCAAAAAATTTGTTTCTCTTATCAGTAATGGAGAGATAGAAGAATTGATTGCTATTTTTAACGATAATATTTCTATTATTGGCGATGGCGGCGGCAAAGCCCCGGCAATAGCAAAACCAATTTTCGGAAAACAAGCAGTTGCACAGTTTATGGTAAAACTTTTCAGCAACAAAAACTACTCACCAACATTTTCTTTTACCGAAATTTTATCTCAACCGGCTATCGTCATTTATATCAATGGAGAAATAATCTGCGTACAGGTATTATCGCTCCAGGAAAATAAAATCTCCCAGGTTTTTGCAGTTATAAATCCTGATAAACTTACGCATTTCGATAACGATTTTAAATTCGTTGTCACATAA
- a CDS encoding carboxymuconolactone decarboxylase family protein: protein MNITQPFLQPIENPKGLMMRIVYFLTRRQLGKVITPVKVFSARLPAAFGMLGGKIYQLDKKLKLSKELRLLIRQRVAHINICEFCIDTGRFIAIKEAMNEAKFDALGEYKTNPQFSDAERAALDYVTELAKDKKVNPETFSKMATYYSEREICEIVFLVASEHLSNITNIGLNIHSDMLCDISKRKAN, encoded by the coding sequence ATGAACATTACACAACCATTTCTTCAACCGATCGAAAATCCAAAAGGATTGATGATGAGAATTGTATATTTCCTTACCCGGAGGCAGCTTGGCAAAGTAATAACCCCCGTAAAAGTGTTTTCGGCAAGACTACCGGCAGCTTTCGGCATGTTAGGCGGAAAAATATATCAATTGGATAAAAAGCTGAAATTATCAAAAGAATTGCGATTACTGATCAGACAGCGGGTAGCCCATATTAACATCTGCGAATTCTGTATAGACACCGGCAGGTTTATTGCTATTAAAGAAGCCATGAATGAAGCCAAATTTGACGCCTTAGGGGAGTATAAAACAAATCCGCAATTCAGCGATGCAGAAAGAGCTGCTCTAGATTATGTAACTGAACTTGCAAAGGATAAGAAAGTAAATCCCGAAACCTTTTCAAAAATGGCAACATACTATTCTGAAAGGGAAATCTGCGAAATCGTTTTTCTCGTGGCAAGCGAACATTTATCCAATATCACAAACATTGGCCTGAATATACATTCAGATATGCTTTGTGATATCAGTAAAAGAAAGGCAAATTAG
- a CDS encoding M20/M25/M40 family metallo-hydrolase, giving the protein MKKIFFLTLVGMASMQLKAQNIDKIITREYTDHLIKTLSADDMQGRATFTPGIDKAATFIESEFKKIGLQPLAGEKTFRQTFNKYQVTNQSTSVKIDGQEVAPENLIVSGVTSESVTLDKSNTTVVKLDPEKAFVPQLRAMMGAGKNQIVLVDSKFTDLFNRYRSYFGKPATVDEKDIKATTSAVQVFVLGKDAATDFSATFKSKVDKMPLFNVAGVIPGKSKAKEIVVFSGHYDHLGFLKSVDGDSIANGADDDASGTTAMIALAKYYKAQKNNARTLIFVAFTAEEIGGFGAKYFSEKLNPDDVVAMFNIEMIGKDSKFGKNTAFITGYERSDFGKILQKNLAGTEFTFHPDPYPDQNLFYRSDNATLAALGVPAHTISTDKIDIDKLYHSVKDEYSSLDVENILSTIKAIAKSAITIVNGTDTPTRIPKLKK; this is encoded by the coding sequence ATGAAGAAAATATTCTTTTTAACCCTTGTCGGGATGGCAAGCATGCAGCTTAAAGCGCAAAACATAGATAAAATCATCACCCGTGAATACACCGATCACCTGATTAAAACCTTAAGTGCTGATGATATGCAGGGGCGGGCAACCTTTACGCCGGGTATTGATAAAGCAGCTACGTTTATCGAATCTGAATTTAAGAAAATCGGCTTGCAGCCACTAGCTGGAGAGAAAACTTTCCGTCAAACCTTTAACAAATACCAGGTTACCAATCAAAGTACAAGCGTTAAAATAGATGGACAGGAAGTTGCCCCAGAAAATTTAATCGTTTCGGGTGTAACTTCAGAAAGTGTTACGCTCGATAAGTCGAACACCACTGTTGTTAAATTAGATCCTGAAAAGGCATTCGTGCCCCAGCTAAGGGCAATGATGGGTGCCGGAAAAAACCAGATTGTTTTGGTTGACAGTAAATTTACCGATCTGTTTAACCGCTATAGAAGTTACTTCGGTAAACCGGCAACCGTTGATGAGAAAGACATTAAAGCAACTACTAGCGCTGTGCAGGTTTTTGTTTTGGGTAAAGATGCTGCAACAGATTTTTCGGCAACATTTAAAAGCAAGGTAGATAAAATGCCTTTATTTAATGTGGCAGGTGTAATTCCAGGCAAATCAAAAGCGAAAGAAATTGTGGTTTTCTCTGGCCATTACGATCATTTAGGCTTTTTAAAAAGTGTTGATGGCGATAGCATAGCCAATGGTGCAGATGATGATGCTTCGGGTACAACCGCTATGATTGCACTGGCTAAGTATTATAAAGCGCAGAAAAACAACGCACGTACTTTAATCTTTGTTGCGTTTACTGCAGAAGAAATCGGTGGTTTCGGTGCAAAATATTTCTCAGAAAAACTAAATCCTGATGATGTAGTAGCCATGTTTAATATCGAAATGATTGGTAAGGATTCGAAATTCGGCAAGAATACCGCATTTATTACGGGTTATGAAAGATCTGATTTTGGTAAGATTTTGCAGAAAAATTTAGCCGGGACTGAATTTACTTTCCACCCAGATCCATACCCAGATCAAAACTTATTTTATAGAAGTGATAATGCAACTTTAGCTGCTTTGGGCGTTCCGGCACACACCATTAGTACCGATAAAATTGATATCGATAAATTGTACCACAGCGTGAAAGACGAATACAGTTCTTTAGACGTAGAAAATATCCTTTCTACCATCAAAGCAATCGCAAAAAGTGCAATTACCATTGTAAACGGAACGGATACACCAACGAGGATTCCGAAGTTGAAGAAATAA
- a CDS encoding M61 family metallopeptidase, with amino-acid sequence MKKFLGAVAFGLLSFQAFAQNEISYTVSFPNAIHHEAEISMFIPNVPAGTLKVRMSRSSPGRYATHEFGKNVYHLKAFDASGKQLAIKQSAGDVYEIPSHGNSVKVAYTLFGNWIDGTYAGFDETHAHMNIPATFAFPVGMDNRPRLVKFNYAEKPDWKVATQLKPMANGAYFAPNLQYFMDSPTEIANYKTASWQVKNTDGKVQTIHLITHANDDQKTIDNYAEMLKKMVDEHFAVWGEFPTYDYGNYYFLDDVYPENAGDGMEHRNSTSIVQRTPKIEGYESSLLGTFSHEYFHSWNVERLRPKTLEPFNFEHANMSDELWLAEGFTQYYGNLLLTRAGLKTTDNAIQTFNGLVNTVLRSPGAKNFSPIEASRYAVFADAGVAIDQTNKDNIFTSYYIYGAATALALDLRLRTEFKLSLDDYMRALWKAYGKPEIAYTVPDLEKTLATLTKDPAFAADFFKKYIYGTEKNDYAKLLLNAGLVLRKANPGKAFAGFGKINLLDGKLILGQTLMGTPAYLAGLDVNNVLLTIDGVALKDIAEVTAVTDAHKPGDVLKVTYLYRGAQKTTQLTLIEDPALEIVPIEKTGENLTPAMQTFRDKWLTSQVKSK; translated from the coding sequence ATGAAGAAATTTTTAGGTGCAGTAGCATTTGGTCTACTATCGTTTCAGGCTTTTGCCCAAAATGAGATCAGTTATACGGTTTCCTTTCCAAATGCTATCCATCATGAAGCTGAAATCAGCATGTTTATCCCCAATGTTCCAGCAGGTACCTTAAAGGTTAGAATGAGCAGGTCTTCTCCAGGTAGGTATGCTACACATGAGTTTGGAAAAAATGTGTATCACCTGAAAGCATTCGATGCATCAGGAAAACAGTTGGCCATTAAACAATCTGCCGGAGATGTTTATGAAATCCCTAGCCACGGCAACAGTGTAAAAGTAGCTTATACGCTTTTTGGAAATTGGATTGACGGAACCTACGCCGGTTTCGACGAAACACATGCACACATGAATATTCCGGCAACTTTTGCTTTTCCGGTAGGTATGGATAACAGACCACGATTGGTGAAATTCAATTATGCCGAAAAACCGGACTGGAAAGTGGCCACACAGCTTAAGCCAATGGCCAATGGTGCCTATTTTGCGCCAAATCTTCAATATTTTATGGATAGTCCTACCGAAATTGCCAATTATAAAACGGCAAGCTGGCAGGTTAAAAATACCGATGGTAAGGTTCAGACCATCCATTTAATTACGCATGCTAACGATGATCAGAAAACCATCGATAATTATGCGGAGATGCTTAAAAAAATGGTTGATGAGCATTTTGCCGTTTGGGGCGAATTCCCCACGTACGATTATGGTAATTATTATTTTCTGGATGACGTATATCCGGAGAACGCAGGCGACGGAATGGAGCACAGAAACTCTACCTCTATTGTACAACGTACGCCTAAAATAGAGGGTTATGAGTCTAGCCTCCTGGGTACTTTTTCGCACGAATATTTCCATAGCTGGAATGTAGAGCGTTTAAGGCCAAAAACCTTAGAGCCCTTCAATTTTGAACATGCCAATATGAGTGATGAACTTTGGCTGGCTGAAGGCTTTACCCAATATTATGGCAATCTGCTATTAACCAGGGCTGGTTTAAAAACTACCGACAATGCCATACAGACTTTTAACGGACTGGTAAATACTGTTTTACGCTCGCCGGGTGCAAAAAACTTTTCACCTATTGAGGCCAGTAGATATGCTGTGTTTGCCGATGCTGGTGTGGCTATCGATCAGACCAATAAAGATAATATTTTCACCTCTTATTATATCTATGGCGCTGCAACAGCCTTAGCTTTAGATCTTCGTTTAAGAACTGAATTTAAACTCAGCCTTGATGATTATATGCGTGCGCTTTGGAAAGCTTACGGCAAGCCAGAAATTGCCTATACTGTTCCTGATTTAGAGAAAACCCTCGCAACGCTGACTAAAGATCCTGCTTTTGCTGCCGATTTCTTTAAAAAATATATTTACGGTACCGAAAAGAACGATTATGCCAAACTACTTTTAAATGCAGGCCTTGTTCTGCGTAAAGCAAATCCTGGTAAAGCTTTTGCTGGCTTTGGCAAAATTAACCTGTTGGATGGGAAACTGATTTTAGGGCAAACGCTGATGGGTACGCCAGCCTATCTGGCGGGCTTAGATGTTAATAATGTATTGCTAACCATAGATGGTGTAGCATTAAAAGATATAGCTGAGGTTACTGCCGTTACTGATGCCCACAAACCCGGCGATGTGCTGAAGGTTACTTATCTTTACCGTGGAGCGCAGAAAACCACTCAATTAACCTTGATAGAAGATCCAGCCTTAGAAATTGTTCCCATTGAAAAAACAGGGGAGAATTTAACACCGGCCATGCAGACTTTTAGAGATAAATGGCTAACATCGCAGGTAAAATCTAAATAA
- a CDS encoding rhodanese-like domain-containing protein, producing the protein MKEISVQELKEKIDNKEDFQLIDVRETFEYEVSNLEGENIPLGGILIEADKVAKDKPVIIQCRSGKRSAAAVMQLEQQYGFDNLYNLKGGILAWQEAFDPSMPVY; encoded by the coding sequence ATGAAAGAAATATCGGTACAAGAACTAAAAGAGAAAATCGATAACAAAGAAGATTTTCAATTGATTGATGTTCGTGAAACATTCGAATACGAGGTTTCCAATCTTGAAGGGGAGAATATCCCTTTGGGTGGAATTTTAATTGAGGCTGATAAGGTTGCGAAAGATAAGCCGGTAATTATTCAGTGCCGCAGTGGAAAAAGAAGCGCAGCAGCAGTAATGCAGTTGGAGCAACAATACGGATTTGACAATCTTTATAACTTAAAAGGCGGTATTTTAGCTTGGCAAGAAGCTTTTGATCCAAGCATGCCAGTTTACTAA
- a CDS encoding DUF6358 family protein codes for MLIQNSFYHSVIQSFSNPIISTVGKKFALNIFYNLAIILSIFGLVWCYNNAKYLPAGFLVGTTACLFYFKYQLTKDIRKSFKEKDQK; via the coding sequence ATGCTTATTCAAAATTCATTTTATCATTCGGTCATTCAATCATTCTCTAATCCAATCATTTCTACAGTGGGTAAAAAATTCGCTTTAAATATCTTCTACAACTTAGCCATTATCCTTTCTATTTTCGGATTGGTGTGGTGTTATAACAACGCTAAATATCTTCCTGCTGGTTTTTTGGTAGGCACAACGGCTTGTTTGTTCTACTTTAAGTATCAACTTACCAAAGACATCAGAAAAAGCTTTAAAGAAAAAGATCAGAAGTAA
- a CDS encoding dipeptide epimerase yields the protein MKISCRQFELELKHPFSISKFTRTSTPLMLLKIEHEGVIGYGEASMVPYMGESYESATAFLNLVDWDKIQYPFDFKEIITYLDSLALGQPAIKAAIDIALNDIQGKLLNKPCYEIYGADPAKMPVTSYTIGIDTPEVIREKLKDAEAFKVIKVKLGRDNDQEIIETIRSMTSVPLYVDANQGWADKIKAIDLIYWLHNQGVVLIEQPMDKNNLDGNAWLTERSPIPLLADEAVQRLADMDKLKGAYHGINVKLMKSCGMYEGHQMILKARSFGMKVLIGCMSETSCATLAAAALAPLCNWADLDGPWLTKNNPFTDPAFENGKYILKDLPGLGLTGVTSDLFL from the coding sequence ATGAAAATTAGTTGCAGGCAATTTGAATTAGAATTAAAACATCCTTTTTCGATTTCGAAATTTACACGTACCAGCACCCCTTTAATGTTGTTAAAGATAGAACATGAGGGTGTAATAGGTTATGGTGAGGCCTCTATGGTGCCTTATATGGGCGAGAGCTACGAAAGCGCGACAGCTTTTCTTAACCTTGTAGATTGGGATAAAATCCAATATCCATTCGATTTCAAAGAAATTATTACCTACTTGGATAGCCTTGCTCTGGGCCAACCGGCCATTAAAGCGGCTATAGACATTGCCCTTAACGATATTCAAGGGAAGCTTTTAAATAAACCTTGTTATGAAATTTACGGGGCAGACCCGGCTAAAATGCCGGTAACTTCTTATACCATTGGGATTGATACACCTGAGGTCATCCGCGAGAAACTGAAAGATGCCGAGGCTTTTAAAGTGATCAAAGTTAAACTGGGGAGGGATAACGATCAGGAAATTATCGAAACCATTAGGAGCATGACCAGTGTACCCTTATATGTGGATGCGAACCAGGGTTGGGCAGATAAAATTAAAGCGATTGACTTAATTTATTGGCTGCATAACCAGGGCGTGGTGTTAATCGAGCAGCCTATGGATAAAAATAACCTCGATGGAAACGCCTGGTTAACCGAACGCAGTCCGATTCCTTTATTGGCTGACGAAGCCGTACAGCGTTTAGCCGACATGGACAAACTGAAAGGCGCCTATCATGGCATTAACGTAAAACTGATGAAAAGCTGCGGCATGTACGAAGGGCATCAGATGATTTTGAAAGCCCGTTCTTTTGGGATGAAAGTGCTGATCGGTTGTATGAGCGAAACCAGTTGCGCCACTTTGGCCGCGGCTGCTTTGGCTCCTTTATGTAATTGGGCAGATTTGGATGGGCCATGGCTTACCAAGAATAACCCTTTTACCGATCCCGCTTTCGAAAACGGCAAGTATATCTTAAAAGACCTGCCAGGTTTAGGCTTAACAGGTGTTACTTCTGATCTTTTTCTTTAA
- a CDS encoding rhomboid family intramembrane serine protease has protein sequence MEYFNIAPVASLIFVFTIITSLYAFYDHSLYGKFMLHPFSVSKGQNVYTLITSGLVHADWMHLFFNMFTFYAFAFTLERLMGSWQFGLLYFLGLVLSDLPTVIKHKDHFNYNSLGASGAISAVLFSYILFNPMSKIYIMFIPIGIPAVVFGILYLIYCAYASRNSRDHINHDAHFFGALTGLIFTIIFVPGILQNFIAMLTGGR, from the coding sequence ATGGAATACTTCAATATCGCACCGGTTGCATCCTTAATTTTCGTTTTTACCATTATTACCAGCCTTTATGCTTTCTATGATCATTCGCTTTATGGAAAGTTTATGCTGCATCCCTTTAGTGTTTCGAAAGGACAGAATGTATATACATTAATTACGAGCGGACTGGTTCATGCCGATTGGATGCACCTATTTTTTAATATGTTTACTTTCTATGCTTTTGCCTTTACGCTGGAAAGATTAATGGGGAGCTGGCAGTTTGGATTACTTTATTTTCTAGGGTTGGTGCTGAGTGATCTACCTACCGTGATTAAACATAAAGATCATTTTAACTACAATAGCCTCGGTGCTTCAGGAGCGATTAGTGCGGTGCTTTTTAGCTATATTCTGTTTAATCCAATGTCTAAAATTTACATCATGTTTATCCCAATCGGGATTCCTGCTGTAGTTTTTGGGATTTTGTATTTAATTTATTGTGCTTATGCTTCCCGCAATTCCAGAGATCATATCAACCACGATGCACACTTTTTCGGCGCCTTAACCGGATTGATTTTTACAATCATTTTTGTTCCTGGTATTTTACAGAACTTTATTGCGATGTTAACTGGAGGGCGATAG